Genomic window (Phacochoerus africanus isolate WHEZ1 chromosome 1, ROS_Pafr_v1, whole genome shotgun sequence):
TTAACTTTCCAATGTTTACATAAACTTGTTATGATGTGATTTCCAACTCTAATACCTTACTGAAATTCCTCTCACTGCAGTCTTTAAATGATCTtcaaaaattaaatccaaagatTTGTTTGTAATcttaatcctttttttaattgaagtataattgacttatattgttttcaggtgtacaacatagtgattcaatgttTATATACATTGTAAGGTGTTCACCTTGATTAGTTACTGTCTGTCACCATACCaagtttttacaatattattgattAGGTTCTCTATTACATTATATGCCTatgatttatttactttatgaatgaatgtttgtacctcttaatctctctcaCCTATTTTACTGATACCCTTGTCTTCCTCCCCTCTGGAAGCCATCAGTTTGCcttctgtatatatgtatgtctgtatgTGAGTgtgttatatgtatgtatatatctcacatcttctttatccattcatctattgatgaacatttaggttgcttccatatcttgactattgtaaataatactgcaatgaatattgggatgcatgtattgttttgaattagtgctttcatcttaggaaaaaatatccagaagtaaaattgctggtgcatatggtatttgtaattttaattttttgaagcacCTTCAtgcataatggctgcaccaatttacattcctacctacaatgtataagggttcccttttctctacctcttcttcaacacttgttattttctagtCTTTTTGGTGATAGCTTTTCTGaaaagtgtgaggtggtatctcattgtggttttgatttgcgttttcctggagttcccactgtggcacagcggaaacaaatccgactaggaaccgtgaggttgtgggttcgatccctggctcgctcagtggattagggatctggtgttgccatgagctgtgatgtaggttgcagacgcagctcagatctggcattactgtggctgtggcataggtcggcagctgtagctctaattggacccctagcctgggaacctccatatgccatgggtgagactctaaaaaaataaaaaaccaaaaaagcccacaaaacaacaacaacaaaaatcacttgATTGTGTTTtcctaataatcaatgatgttgaacattttttcttctgCCCATGGGcgatctgtatgtcttctttgggaaaatgtctattcaggccttccgtccatttttaaattgagttttttggttttttttttttaagttgaattatatgacttctttgtatattttggatattgaccCCCTTATCATATGTATTGTTTGTAGATatattttcccattcagtaggtggccTTTTAGCTTTGTGGTTACTTTTTTTAGTCttacaaaagctttttagtttgatatagcccatttttatttttttttatttcccctcccTTGAGGagacatgtcaaaaaaaaaaaaaaaagaaaaaaagaaaaaaaaatttaagaccattgtcaaagagcatactgtctgtgttttcttctaggaattttatggtttcaggctttacatttaagtatttaatccatttgagtttatttttgtatgagaaagtagtccaatttcattccttttcatatagctatccagttttctcaatacTATtcattgaagaggctgtctttttcccattgtatattcttgcctcctttgttgtagctTAATTGAAACTGCAGGCATAAGTtcctttctgggctctctgttctgttctcttgatctatgtgtctttttttgtgccagtaccatactgtagCTTTCTAgcatagtctgaggtcagggagcatggtacctctggctttgttctttttttcctcaagatttttttggctcttcagagtctttttttttttttttttttttttttttaatgagagttgcagtgttcatttcaggttctctcttgttttcttttttgtatttttctattttgccacacaggcagtgtGTGGGAATTCCCCGGTCAGGGATTCAACCCatgccgcacagcagcaaccagagccaccgtggtgagaacacaggagcctcaaTCCACTAGGCCATTGGAGAACTCCCCAGagcctttgtgtttccatacacatttttgaattaattgttctagttctgtgaaaaatgccattggtattttgatatggATTCCATTGAACCTgttgattgccttgggtagtatgatcTCTTTAAGAATATTAGTTCTTCCAGTTAGTGAGCAccatatatctttccatttgtttatgtcatCTTACAGTATCTTGTAGTTTTCCAAGTATGGGTCTCTTACCTTAAAAGTTCTGATATGTAGTAACTGTTGCTCAGCTCTTGCTTCATAATATCCGTATTTGCATTGCATGTTATTTCCTGAAAAATCTTGCTTTTCATATTTCTGATTTGCTTTGACACAGTGTTTACAAAGGCATTACTTGGTGCttctcaatttcttctgtactttCATTTTCTCCCGTGGCCCATTAGGGGGCATATAAAACATCAGTTTTTACTAATTTGTCCTGGCCAATGAAAACTGAATAAACATAGTCActttcttttgcaaatatatttagTCAAACAAATGCTGTAGCTTAGTTTTGCCAAGCATGTTTATCATagcttggtgaattttttttttttggagaggatATCTGTCCCAGAGTTGGGGGCAGGGAGCTTTTATGAGGGTGGAAGGTGAACTTCCCAGCTCTTATTCAGTTTAAGATGTGTTTTCTGAGTTTTGCCTAAAATCTGATGAGGGCCTAGAACATGTGaaataatctgtttttaaaagtcagtggCCAAGtacgattaaaaaaaatttatgcctTCTTTCTAAGTCTTCTATTAGTCTGTGTAATTGAATGTATTAAAGAAACCACTCATGTCTTAACTATGAGGAAATTTGGTGGTGTTTTTTGATATCTTGACTACTAAAAAAATTGAcactcttaaaaaatttttttattagtacGTATATGGTAAggctcaaatatatatatataaaaacatggcttacaaaaatgtttaagaacACTTAAAGGTGGGCTAAATGTCTTCTAGCCAGTTAatagcagaaaaagaatttagctTTGATAACTCACAAGCTAGCAACCATGTCCCATATCTGCAcatatgaaatttgtttttttagaaaatgtgatGTATAGTTTCTCattcattattataaattttagatATTCTTTTTACTAAGTCCAGttgctttcttaaaaaaacctcttttctCCGCTTCTAGAGGATAATATATATTGCCAGCCGGGGGGTATTTGTGTGCGTTATGTTTTTTTCCACTCaacctatgtattttttttttttccatacctttGAATAGAAGAAGTTTCCTGGAATCTATGCCAATACCTAGGGTCCCTCCTTAGAGTTCACTTAACATTCTAACACCAGCACCCCAGGCTCATTAAGTGGCTTAGCTAATCTTCATATAAATTGTAAATATACCTTATATCATTCTCAAAATACTATCAGTGAAAAATTATGGTTTTTTTGCTTCAATGTACAGAATTTATATCTGCTTTCCTTTGAAATGACATAAAACAAATCAGTTGGGGATTTCTTAAGTAATTTTTGGGTGTCTGCTTACCTTGCTTCTTCAAATCAGAGATAACTTGCCTTTTTCACAATAAACAGCCCTCGGATCCTTTACCAAACTGTGCTTGCTTTTAAGTTGGACTTTAGTAACCCTGTTGAAAAAATTGCATAAATTTGCTAACTTAGTTCTTGTATTCAGAAGAAGGAAGACACCCTTGTGAATTATCTTGATTGCTTCCTATTTTCTTTACATGCTATTTAAAGTTCTGTATTAACTGACCAGACTATTGATTGTAAATTTAACCCTTCTATTTTAATGGGATAAgattaaataatgtattattttttctttgatgttaCAGAAAAAGCATGGAcacttacattttaattttattattgtacTAAATTTGTTAGTAATGCCTAGAGATGATACTTATTATCACAGACAtgcttcttattctttctttctttcttttttttttttttgtaattgaaaaTGACAGTATGCTTGCACGGACTTTATTTGAATGAAGATGGGAATTCACAAAGTATCCGTGCTTTCTTGCATTATATTTCCCCTTTTAGTTTTGGAAGTTTCTAAGTCATGCTGAGCTTTTACTGGGATGTGCAATTTCTTACATAAGATTTCTCTAAATGGCTGgcatagaaagaaataaataatagggTCCAGGCATACATTTGCAGCTGATAGTAACAGAGAGAATTCTTTCACATAGAGCAGGATTTCTTTGGACTGGCAGCTGTAATGGGCTTCGGTTTGGCTCCGTGTGTAGGGGATTCTGGCAATGTGGTAAGGTACAAAGCAGACAAAAAACACTAACATGATGCTGAATATATTGCGACTTGATTTCTTCTTAACCGAACTGGAATTCTTTCTGGCCTTAAGGTGGGACTTAAAGATCTTCCTCGTGATAGCAGTGTAGAAGATGATTAAGGAAAGAAACACAATCCAGAAGATGCCTACAAAGATATAGTTGGAGGCCTTGTGCCAGTTGCGGCCCAGTTCATTTTTCAGTTCTACACACTTAATGCGTGTGCCCTCCCTGACGCTCTGGTTGGTCAGGATCATGTTGGGAACGGCCAACAGCAGTGTGAGGCTCCACACCAGCACCGATAGGAGTTTGCTAGAGGTCACGGACTGGACGAATGACGTCAGAAGTGGCTTTACGATCTTATAATACCTGTCGAAGCCGATGAACCCGAAGAACACGATGCTGACGTACATGTTGATGTAGAAGAGCACGGCGGAGACCCTGCACACGAACACGTTCAGCTGCCAGGGCCCGAGGCCCGAGTCACCCAGGATCTTGAAGGGAAAAGTCAGGCTCATCAGGAAGTCAGCAACAACAATATTCTTGAGATAGACAATGAAACTCTTGGAGCTGG
Coding sequences:
- the P2RY14 gene encoding P2Y purinoceptor 14, which encodes MNATTTQAPEESCPQNTLITQKIIPALYFVVFVAGILLNGVSGWIFFYVPSSKSFIVYLKNIVVADFLMSLTFPFKILGDSGLGPWQLNVFVCRVSAVLFYINMYVSIVFFGFIGFDRYYKIVKPLLTSFVQSVTSSKLLSVLVWSLTLLLAVPNMILTNQSVREGTRIKCVELKNELGRNWHKASNYIFVGIFWIVFLSLIIFYTAITRKIFKSHLKARKNSSSVKKKSSRNIFSIMLVFFVCFVPYHIARIPYTRSQTEAHYSCQSKEILLYVKEFSLLLSAANVCLDPIIYFFLCQPFREILCKKLHIPVKAQHDLETSKTKRGNIMQESTDTL